The following proteins come from a genomic window of Desulfonatronum thioautotrophicum:
- a CDS encoding acylphosphatase — protein sequence MPGGEFKEWIMNEAKNLSITGWVRSLHDDRLEVLAQGSDENLQELRVRILQGPPLSKVTDLECKWIEYEKAFTSFEMRQ from the coding sequence ATGCCAGGCGGAGAGTTTAAGGAATGGATCATGAATGAAGCAAAAAATCTCTCCATCACCGGCTGGGTGCGCAGTCTGCATGACGATCGACTTGAGGTTCTGGCTCAAGGAAGCGACGAGAATCTCCAGGAGTTGCGCGTCCGCATTCTTCAAGGGCCACCGTTGAGCAAGGTTACAGATCTGGAGTGCAAGTGGATTGAGTATGAGAAGGCCTTTACCTCTTTTGAGATGCGCCAGTAA